A DNA window from bacterium contains the following coding sequences:
- a CDS encoding nitroreductase family protein, whose product MAVLMDIIKKRRSVRSYLDKPVEDDKIEQIIEAARLAPSACNSQCWRFVVVKDKDIKDQITKNALGGIVVSNAWAKTAPIIIVACADLSFITHRVGAGIKGIEYHLLDMGIAVEHLVLMATELGLGTCWIGWFNERAVRNILKIPRGTKVVALITLGYPEEELKEHEKERLGIEKILYWDKYGNS is encoded by the coding sequence ATGGCAGTGTTGATGGATATTATTAAGAAGAGGCGTAGCGTCAGATCGTATCTTGATAAGCCTGTTGAAGATGATAAGATAGAGCAGATTATAGAGGCGGCAAGACTTGCACCATCTGCCTGCAATTCACAATGCTGGCGGTTTGTTGTAGTCAAGGATAAAGATATTAAAGACCAAATTACAAAAAACGCATTAGGTGGAATAGTAGTCTCAAATGCATGGGCAAAGACTGCGCCTATTATAATTGTGGCGTGTGCTGATTTAAGTTTTATTACACACAGAGTAGGTGCTGGTATAAAGGGGATTGAGTATCATCTACTTGATATGGGGATAGCGGTAGAACATCTGGTTTTGATGGCAACTGAGCTCGGGTTAGGCACTTGCTGGATTGGTTGGTTTAATGAGCGTGCAGTTAGAAACATATTAAAAATACCAAGAGGTACAAAGGTTGTAGCTTTAATTACTCTTGGCTATCCTGAGGAAGAATTAAAAGAACATGAAAAAGAAAGGCTTGGTATAGAAAAGATACTTTATTGGGACAAATATGGAAACTCGTAG
- a CDS encoding enoyl-CoA hydratase/isomerase family protein, which produces MGTFDTITYKVEGLVARVTFNRPEVHNAFNEVMIKELTQVFKDIKTRNDVRVAVLTGEGKSFCAGADLNWMRRVKDYSFDENLNEALELAELFYLIYSLPKPVIARVNGAAIGGGTGFVAVCDIAIASSDAKFSFSEVKLGLIPACISPYVIRKCGEGRTREFFLTGERLTADRTLEAGLVNQVVSLEGLDKAVDDLVSQLLSSGPNAIAVCKELLGNVPGMSFDEVKKYTAKVIASLRVSEEGQEGMAAFLEKRKPKWSK; this is translated from the coding sequence ATGGGAACATTTGACACTATAACTTATAAAGTAGAAGGGCTTGTAGCAAGGGTTACTTTTAATCGGCCTGAAGTCCATAATGCATTTAATGAGGTGATGATTAAAGAACTGACACAGGTATTTAAAGACATAAAGACAAGAAACGATGTTCGTGTTGCGGTGCTAACAGGAGAAGGTAAGTCATTCTGTGCGGGTGCAGACTTGAACTGGATGAGAAGGGTTAAAGATTACTCGTTTGATGAAAACCTCAATGAAGCATTGGAGTTAGCAGAACTATTTTATCTTATTTACTCTTTACCTAAGCCAGTTATTGCAAGGGTTAATGGTGCAGCTATTGGTGGAGGGACTGGCTTTGTAGCTGTATGTGATATTGCAATTGCATCAAGTGATGCAAAGTTTAGCTTCAGTGAAGTCAAGCTCGGTCTCATCCCTGCTTGTATATCACCGTATGTAATCAGGAAATGCGGTGAAGGCAGGACACGAGAGTTCTTTCTTACAGGTGAGAGGCTGACTGCAGATAGGACTTTAGAGGCGGGGCTTGTTAATCAGGTAGTGTCGCTAGAAGGGCTTGACAAGGCAGTGGATGATTTGGTAAGCCAACTACTTTCAAGTGGTCCAAATGCAATAGCTGTATGTAAGGAGTTACTTGGAAATGTACCGGGGATGAGTTTTGATGAAGTCAAGAAATATACAGCTAAAGTTATTGCATCGTTGCGTGTATCTGAAGAGGGACAAGAGGGGATGGCAGCATTTCTTGAGAAAAGGAAGCCAAAGTGGAGTAAATAG
- a CDS encoding DUF3795 domain-containing protein produces MNGNLIGRCGLYCGICEIYRAYKDSKELQKEIAKRHNCSPEEVRCEGCQAIGVYGWSYDKEWGSNCKVLKCLNARKLNFCYECVEYGTCQIFDKFAKICDGIGMDLRRNLQMIKEGKVKEWLLDQDKKWRCLKCGNPIIISSDFKNCHWCGNKLRD; encoded by the coding sequence GTGAATGGAAATCTTATAGGTAGATGCGGTCTCTACTGTGGAATCTGTGAGATTTATCGGGCATATAAAGATTCAAAAGAACTCCAAAAAGAAATAGCAAAAAGGCATAATTGTTCTCCTGAAGAAGTTAGATGCGAAGGCTGTCAGGCGATAGGTGTTTATGGATGGTCTTATGACAAGGAATGGGGTAGTAATTGTAAGGTTTTAAAATGTTTGAATGCCAGAAAACTAAACTTTTGCTATGAATGTGTTGAATACGGTACTTGTCAAATATTTGATAAATTTGCCAAGATTTGCGATGGGATAGGTATGGACCTGAGGAGAAATCTCCAGATGATTAAAGAAGGAAAAGTTAAAGAATGGCTTTTGGACCAGGATAAAAAATGGCGTTGTCTAAAATGTGGTAATCCAATTATCATCTCCTCTGATTTCAAGAATTGTCACTGGTGCGGAAATAAGTTGCGGGATTAG
- a CDS encoding nucleotidyltransferase domain-containing protein — translation MAKEKIEKIIGYLKNLLENSGFEIDKIILFGSYARGNYRGDSDIDIVIISKSFSGKGIFERARMLGDIEWKLMDKFLIPLDIITMSPEDFKKGVSPISQYAKGGEIIYER, via the coding sequence ATGGCTAAAGAAAAGATTGAAAAAATAATAGGGTATTTGAAAAATCTATTAGAAAACAGTGGGTTTGAGATAGATAAGATAATTTTATTCGGTTCCTATGCGAGAGGGAATTACAGAGGAGATAGCGATATTGACATAGTTATAATCTCCAAAAGTTTTAGTGGCAAAGGAATATTTGAAAGAGCAAGGATGTTAGGAGATATAGAATGGAAGTTAATGGATAAATTTTTAATTCCACTCGACATCATTACTATGTCGCCAGAAGATTTCAAAAAAGGTGTTTCTCCCATTTCTCAATATGCTAAAGGGGGGGAGATAATTTATGAAAGATGA
- a CDS encoding HEPN domain-containing protein, with protein MGKKLKLPNEWFKQAEYDVETAEAMFKTGRYIYTVFMCHLSIEKALKGLYTQKLNELPPKVHNLIYLVKKIELSLPDNLKEFVTELNRVSIPTRYPEELRVLLKEYNKQKVNDILKNTKEILKWLKKRLKK; from the coding sequence ATGGGTAAAAAATTAAAACTGCCTAATGAGTGGTTTAAGCAGGCTGAGTATGATGTAGAAACAGCGGAAGCAATGTTTAAGACAGGCAGATATATTTATACAGTTTTTATGTGCCATTTATCTATTGAGAAAGCGTTGAAAGGATTGTATACTCAGAAATTAAACGAGCTCCCACCAAAAGTTCATAACCTTATTTATTTGGTTAAAAAGATAGAACTATCACTTCCAGATAACTTAAAAGAGTTTGTCACAGAACTTAATCGTGTTAGCATTCCTACAAGATATCCCGAAGAATTGAGAGTTTTGTTAAAAGAATATAATAAACAAAAAGTGAACGATATTCTCAAAAACACTAAGGAGATATTAAAATGGCTAAAGAAAAGATTGAAAAAATAA
- a CDS encoding Zn-ribbon domain-containing OB-fold protein, which yields MPSPRYTREIPQRYRLEAGKCKKCGKILFPPRLICPKCRSKEFETVQLSDEGKIVTFTVVRVAPEQFATQIPYVIAVIETNDGVRLTTQVVDCKPEAVEIGKKVKLVFRKIQEEGKTGILCYGYKAVLK from the coding sequence ATGCCATCACCAAGATATACAAGAGAGATACCGCAAAGATATAGATTAGAGGCAGGTAAATGCAAGAAATGCGGTAAGATACTTTTTCCACCCCGTCTTATTTGCCCTAAATGTAGGTCAAAAGAGTTTGAAACTGTGCAGTTAAGTGATGAAGGTAAAATAGTTACTTTTACAGTAGTCAGAGTGGCACCTGAGCAATTTGCAACTCAGATACCTTATGTTATTGCAGTAATTGAGACAAACGATGGTGTCCGATTGACGACACAAGTTGTAGATTGTAAGCCAGAAGCTGTTGAAATTGGCAAGAAAGTGAAACTTGTATTTCGTAAAATTCAAGAGGAAGGTAAGACCGGTATCCTGTGCTATGGGTATAAGGCGGTATTGAAGTAG
- a CDS encoding HEPN domain-containing protein, which yields MKEEDVKKWIKKAENDLKVARDEINTQEPATDTICFHCQQCIEKYLKAYLVFHRKIFRKTHDLSEIINLCKEIDIDFDKLRDFRVHELTIYATELRYPEYFFEGSGVERR from the coding sequence ATGAAAGAAGAGGATGTTAAGAAATGGATAAAGAAGGCGGAAAATGACTTAAAAGTTGCCCGAGACGAAATAAATACTCAAGAACCTGCTACTGATACAATCTGTTTTCATTGTCAACAATGCATTGAGAAGTATCTCAAAGCATACCTTGTGTTTCACCGAAAGATTTTTAGAAAAACTCATGACTTATCTGAAATAATTAATTTATGCAAAGAAATTGATATAGATTTCGATAAGTTACGAGACTTTAGAGTTCACGAACTCACTATCTATGCTACGGAACTAAGATACCCAGAATACTTTTTTGAAGGTAGCGGAGTAGAAAGAAGGTAA
- a CDS encoding nucleotidyltransferase domain-containing protein, protein MLETAVKVIRKVIETNGLEIVKIILFGSMARGDYNQGSDWDFLNKNSIGCISFFAHKEGVEI, encoded by the coding sequence ATGTTAGAAACTGCTGTAAAAGTAATTAGGAAAGTGATAGAAACAAACGGCTTAGAAATAGTAAAAATCATTCTTTTCGGCAGTATGGCAAGAGGCGATTACAACCAAGGCAGTGATTGGGATTTCCTTAATAAAAACAGTATTGGTTGTATTTCATTTTTCGCACATAAAGAAGGGGTAGAGATATGA
- a CDS encoding hydroxymethylglutaryl-CoA synthase: MVGIVGYGSYLPRYRIKVDDIAKQWGMDPEAVKRGLLLKEKTVPGIDEDTITISVEASKNAIKRADIDPKEIGAVYVGSESHPYAVKPSGTVVAEALGITPEVHIASYEFACKAGTEAMYVAYSLVKANEMKYALAIGADTSQGAPGDALEYSASAGGSAFIFGKDKVIAEVIDTYSFATDTPDFWRREGAFYPRHGGRFTGEPAYFKHILGAGNGIFKKTGLKPSDFTYAVFHMPNGRFPREVGKRLGFSEEQIEPGWIVPLMGNTYSGSSPTGFSAILDVAKVGNLILLVSFGSGAGSDAFVFKVTDRIDEVRDKAVKVKELLETNRIYLDYGQYAKFRGKIIMNE, from the coding sequence ATGGTTGGAATTGTAGGCTATGGCTCGTATCTGCCGAGATATAGGATTAAGGTAGATGATATTGCTAAACAATGGGGGATGGACCCTGAGGCTGTAAAGCGTGGGCTCTTATTAAAAGAGAAGACTGTTCCAGGCATTGATGAGGATACAATCACTATATCAGTTGAGGCATCTAAGAATGCTATTAAGCGTGCAGATATTGACCCAAAAGAAATAGGTGCAGTGTATGTAGGGTCAGAATCTCATCCTTATGCAGTGAAGCCATCGGGGACAGTGGTGGCTGAGGCTCTTGGTATAACTCCTGAAGTCCACATAGCGAGTTATGAGTTTGCGTGTAAGGCGGGGACTGAGGCAATGTATGTTGCATATAGTCTTGTTAAAGCAAATGAGATGAAGTATGCATTAGCAATAGGGGCTGATACATCACAGGGTGCACCTGGTGATGCACTTGAATATTCTGCTTCTGCTGGTGGGTCAGCTTTCATTTTTGGTAAAGATAAAGTAATTGCAGAAGTTATAGATACTTATTCTTTTGCTACTGATACACCTGACTTTTGGCGAAGAGAAGGTGCATTCTATCCACGCCATGGTGGCAGATTTACCGGTGAGCCTGCTTACTTCAAGCATATATTGGGGGCAGGTAATGGCATTTTTAAAAAGACGGGTCTTAAGCCAAGTGATTTTACTTATGCTGTATTCCATATGCCAAACGGTAGGTTTCCGAGGGAGGTTGGCAAGAGACTTGGCTTCTCAGAGGAGCAGATTGAACCTGGCTGGATAGTGCCATTGATGGGTAATACTTACTCTGGGTCTTCACCTACTGGGTTTTCAGCTATCCTTGATGTAGCAAAAGTGGGCAACCTTATTTTACTTGTCTCATTTGGGTCAGGTGCTGGCAGTGATGCATTTGTGTTTAAAGTTACAGATAGAATTGATGAAGTAAGGGATAAAGCAGTCAAAGTTAAGGAACTGCTTGAGACCAACCGTATATACTTAGATTATGGTCAGTATGCTAAATTTAGGGGAAAGATAATAATGAATGAGTAG
- a CDS encoding HEPN domain-containing protein, with amino-acid sequence MLLCNVFMAEAVLLPKGLSASSHKGVISLFGEHFVKTGIFEKDLGKALNDAYDKRVVGDYSGGFTFTKEKAKDLLETAKNFVEKLKNYLEMIKLE; translated from the coding sequence GTGTTATTATGCAATGTTTTTATGGCGGAAGCGGTGCTTCTTCCTAAAGGTTTGAGTGCCTCCTCCCATAAAGGCGTGATAAGTTTGTTTGGTGAGCATTTTGTAAAAACAGGAATTTTTGAAAAAGATTTGGGAAAAGCACTTAATGACGCCTATGATAAGAGAGTTGTTGGAGATTATAGTGGAGGTTTTACATTTACTAAAGAAAAAGCTAAAGATTTGTTAGAAACAGCAAAGAATTTTGTTGAGAAGTTGAAAAATTATCTTGAAATGATAAAATTAGAGTAA
- a CDS encoding HEPN domain-containing protein, translating to MKEIRDPIEKAEKFLITAEHTSNIEDYDSCASRCYYAMFLWRKRCFFLKV from the coding sequence TTGAAAGAAATAAGAGATCCTATAGAAAAAGCAGAGAAATTCCTAATCACAGCCGAACATACTTCAAATATTGAGGATTATGATTCCTGTGCTTCCAGGTGTTATTATGCAATGTTTTTATGGCGGAAGCGGTGCTTCTTCCTAAAGGTTTGA
- a CDS encoding nucleotidyltransferase domain-containing protein: MDARVKDLVNRIKGHLLKMYGGKIKHIILYGSHVRGEAVSDSDVDILVVVDESLNPFEVRRGLSDLLFDMLLEEGKFVSVIAVPEYFFENYNSPLMLNVKKEGVRV; the protein is encoded by the coding sequence ATGGATGCGAGAGTAAAAGATTTAGTGAATCGAATAAAAGGGCACTTGTTAAAGATGTATGGAGGAAAGATCAAACATATCATACTGTATGGTTCTCATGTAAGGGGGGAAGCTGTAAGTGATTCAGATGTTGATATACTTGTAGTGGTTGATGAGTCCCTTAATCCTTTTGAGGTTAGAAGAGGCTTGAGTGACCTTTTGTTTGACATGCTTCTTGAAGAAGGTAAATTTGTTTCGGTTATAGCAGTTCCCGAATATTTCTTTGAAAATTACAATTCCCCATTGATGTTGAATGTAAAGAAAGAAGGTGTAAGAGTTTGA
- a CDS encoding kelch repeat-containing protein, protein MKRVFIGIICYFITNGYAFTQGMDWVCATDSAPWHGRAFHSSVVFDNKMWIIGGGCEEGGMVLNDVWYSSNGVKWVCATENAEWLPRWGHTSVAFDNKIWVIGGLDANFEFKNDVWYSSDGTKWVCATENAEWSPRIAHTSVVFDDKIWVIGGFGFPFEFKNDVWYSATGDSWTLATDSAEWNPRAAHSSVIFDDKIWVIGGFDTTFMVTNDVWHSTNGIKWVCATNDAEWSARYSHSSIVCEDKIWVIGGIDDYEYMNDVWYSDNGSNWLCATESAQWSPRYAHTSLVFDNKMWVIGGEEIIGDSVSYPTDVWYSVIAGITENNVQSDRLYLNVTPVIARDYVKIRYKNNGDVKIFNILGNTVRNFKTVDDRDEIIVELKDNNDKRLPQGVYFIQLKTKATSATAKFIIMQ, encoded by the coding sequence ATGAAAAGAGTATTTATAGGGATAATTTGTTATTTTATAACAAATGGATACGCTTTTACACAGGGTATGGATTGGGTATGTGCGACAGACAGTGCACCATGGCATGGAAGAGCATTCCATTCATCAGTTGTATTTGATAACAAGATGTGGATTATAGGCGGTGGGTGTGAAGAGGGTGGGATGGTATTAAATGATGTCTGGTATTCTTCTAATGGAGTCAAATGGGTATGTGCTACAGAGAATGCTGAATGGCTGCCAAGATGGGGACATACATCAGTTGCATTTGATAATAAGATTTGGGTTATTGGAGGACTTGATGCTAATTTTGAGTTTAAAAATGATGTCTGGTATTCTTCTGATGGAACTAAATGGGTATGTGCTACAGAGAATGCGGAATGGTCGCCAAGGATTGCACATACATCAGTTGTATTTGACGACAAGATTTGGGTTATTGGTGGATTTGGCTTTCCTTTTGAGTTTAAAAATGATGTCTGGTATTCTGCTACCGGAGATAGTTGGACACTTGCTACAGATAGTGCTGAATGGAATCCAAGAGCTGCACATTCATCAGTTATATTTGATGACAAAATTTGGGTTATTGGTGGATTTGACACCACTTTTATGGTTACAAACGATGTCTGGCATTCTACTAATGGAATTAAATGGGTATGCGCAACAAATGACGCAGAATGGAGTGCAAGATATAGTCACTCATCAATCGTATGTGAGGATAAGATTTGGGTTATTGGGGGAATAGATGACTACGAGTATATGAACGATGTTTGGTACTCAGATAATGGAAGCAATTGGTTATGTGCAACAGAAAGTGCACAGTGGTCACCAAGATATGCACATACATCATTAGTATTTGATAACAAAATGTGGGTCATTGGAGGTGAAGAAATAATAGGAGACAGTGTGAGTTATCCAACTGATGTATGGTATTCAGTTATTGCAGGAATTACAGAAAATAATGTCCAATCAGATAGACTCTATCTTAATGTTACACCAGTTATTGCAAGAGACTATGTAAAAATAAGATACAAAAATAACGGGGATGTAAAAATATTTAATATATTAGGGAATACGGTAAGGAACTTTAAAACCGTAGACGACAGAGATGAAATAATTGTAGAATTAAAAGATAACAATGACAAAAGATTACCTCAAGGTGTATATTTTATTCAACTTAAAACCAAAGCTACCAGTGCAACTGCTAAATTCATAATCATGCAGTAG
- a CDS encoding nitroreductase family protein — MSEGFHTGRMTCGDVMQAIKKRRSIRKYKPDDIADNLLNELLEAARWAPSWANTQCWEFIVVRDKSVKERLVTTLSERNPARPGIVEAPVVLVACAELKKAGFYKGEPRTDKGDWFMFDVALALQNLTLAAYSYGLGTVHVGAFDAKEAAKILGVPDGIAVVELMPVGYPAEYPEPPLRKELSTFVYKDRYGKSA, encoded by the coding sequence ATGTCCGAAGGATTCCATACGGGTCGTATGACCTGTGGAGATGTAATGCAAGCAATTAAGAAGCGGCGTAGTATAAGGAAGTATAAGCCTGATGATATTGCTGATAATTTACTAAATGAGTTACTTGAAGCTGCTCGTTGGGCACCTTCATGGGCAAATACTCAGTGCTGGGAGTTTATTGTAGTAAGAGATAAATCAGTAAAGGAGAGGCTTGTTACTACTTTATCTGAGCGTAATCCTGCCCGTCCCGGTATTGTTGAGGCACCTGTTGTTCTTGTAGCTTGTGCCGAGCTTAAGAAGGCTGGCTTCTATAAAGGTGAGCCGAGGACAGATAAAGGGGACTGGTTTATGTTTGATGTCGCATTAGCACTGCAAAATCTGACACTTGCCGCATATTCATATGGACTTGGTACAGTCCATGTAGGTGCATTTGATGCAAAAGAGGCAGCTAAAATACTTGGTGTCCCAGATGGTATTGCTGTAGTTGAGCTTATGCCAGTCGGCTATCCGGCTGAATATCCGGAGCCACCGCTGAGGAAGGAACTATCTACATTTGTGTATAAAGATAGATACGGTAAATCCGCCTAA
- the mce gene encoding methylmalonyl-CoA epimerase codes for MKLDHIGIAVRSIEDRIKIWASFGLKVEKFAKVDYRKVKVAVLSEGSCGDAGSVKIELIEPIGEDSPIAKFLEKKGEGLHHLCFEVKDIEKVLTELKSKGIKLIDEVPSKGAFTKKVAFLHPSAVHGVLIELCEK; via the coding sequence ATGAAACTTGACCATATTGGGATAGCGGTGAGGAGTATTGAGGATAGGATTAAGATTTGGGCTTCTTTTGGACTTAAAGTTGAGAAGTTTGCTAAAGTAGATTATCGGAAGGTTAAGGTTGCTGTGCTTTCCGAAGGATCCTGTGGAGATGCAGGTAGCGTTAAGATTGAACTTATTGAACCTATAGGAGAGGATAGTCCAATAGCGAAGTTTTTAGAAAAGAAAGGGGAGGGGTTACATCATTTATGCTTTGAAGTCAAAGATATTGAAAAAGTATTAACTGAGCTTAAATCTAAGGGTATTAAATTAATAGACGAAGTACCAAGTAAGGGTGCATTTACTAAGAAGGTGGCATTCTTGCACCCGAGTGCTGTTCATGGTGTACTTATTGAGCTATGTGAGAAGTAA
- a CDS encoding acetyl-CoA hydrolase/transferase C-terminal domain-containing protein has protein sequence MRGATSSWFDDYKKKLVSVEEAVSVIKSGDCVYISGNAATPLKLLDALAERKDKLYDVEITHVLLLGEDPLSKPDMEGHFRHNSLFVGPADRKVVNEGRADYIPVFLYEIPDLFYSGAMKPDVALLHLSPPDEHGFMSFGVECLASKAAAETANLVVAQVNDKMPRTLGDSFIHVSQVDKIVEVSEELPELVVKELTDTEKSIGAHIADLVEDGSTLQLGIGGIPNAALKAMKDKRDLGIHTEMVSDSIIEAIEAGIITGAKKTLHPYKVIATFILGSKRAYGYAHNNPVFELHPANYTNHPFIISQNERMVAINSAIEVDLTGQVCADSIGVKIYSGFGGQVDFIRGAAQSKGGKPIIALQSTAKGGEVSRIVSSLKLGAGVVTTRADVHYVVTEYGVAYLHGKNLRERAESLIKVAHPKFRPWLEEEAKKRKLL, from the coding sequence ATGAGAGGTGCGACCTCAAGCTGGTTTGACGATTACAAGAAGAAGCTTGTCTCTGTTGAAGAGGCAGTCTCTGTGATAAAGAGTGGCGACTGTGTGTACATAAGTGGGAATGCAGCTACTCCATTAAAGTTGCTGGATGCACTCGCCGAGCGTAAAGATAAGCTATATGATGTTGAGATAACCCATGTCCTTTTGCTTGGTGAAGACCCGCTTTCAAAGCCTGATATGGAAGGTCACTTTAGACACAACTCACTTTTTGTCGGACCTGCAGATAGGAAAGTAGTAAATGAGGGGCGTGCTGACTATATTCCTGTATTCTTATACGAGATACCGGACCTGTTTTACTCAGGTGCTATGAAACCTGATGTTGCCCTTTTGCATCTTTCACCTCCTGACGAGCATGGATTTATGAGTTTTGGAGTTGAGTGTTTAGCATCTAAGGCGGCGGCTGAGACTGCTAATCTTGTGGTAGCACAGGTTAATGATAAGATGCCGAGGACACTTGGTGATTCGTTTATTCATGTGTCTCAGGTGGATAAAATTGTGGAAGTCTCAGAGGAGTTACCCGAATTAGTTGTAAAAGAGTTAACTGATACAGAGAAGAGTATAGGCGCTCATATAGCAGACCTTGTAGAGGATGGTTCCACACTTCAGCTTGGTATAGGTGGTATCCCAAATGCTGCCCTTAAGGCAATGAAAGATAAAAGAGACCTCGGTATACATACTGAGATGGTATCTGACAGTATAATAGAGGCTATTGAAGCTGGAATAATAACTGGTGCAAAGAAGACTTTACACCCTTACAAAGTAATTGCTACTTTTATATTGGGGTCAAAACGAGCATATGGATATGCACATAATAATCCTGTATTTGAACTACATCCCGCAAATTATACAAACCATCCGTTTATAATATCACAAAATGAAAGGATGGTTGCAATAAACTCTGCTATTGAAGTAGACTTGACGGGTCAGGTCTGTGCAGACTCAATTGGGGTTAAGATATATTCTGGGTTTGGTGGTCAAGTAGATTTTATTCGTGGTGCGGCTCAATCCAAAGGTGGTAAGCCTATAATTGCATTACAATCAACAGCTAAAGGGGGTGAAGTATCAAGGATTGTATCATCACTTAAGTTAGGTGCAGGAGTGGTAACAACAAGGGCGGATGTCCATTATGTGGTTACAGAGTATGGAGTCGCATACTTACATGGCAAAAACTTAAGAGAGCGTGCTGAGTCCTTAATTAAAGTAGCACACCCAAAGTTTAGGCCATGGCTTGAAGAGGAAGCAAAGAAAAGAAAATTGCTATAG
- a CDS encoding alanine dehydrogenase: MIIGVPKELPIFKDIPEYRVGLSPMGVRELIELGTTVYVESGAGSGVGFTDVDYETVGAKIVYSKDEVYKRAEIIVKVREPQELEYKIISEGSHTGRMTCGDEGKVIMGFFNLVAAPKALIDVLINKKTTIIGYEIIQKDDGKLPVLIPMSEIAGKLAPQIAGRLLESSSGGRGILLGGIPGVPPAEVVIFGGGTLGCNAAKSLAGLGANVYVMDISRDKLEDIACHMEHKVTTLFATKYNIEKLVKFANVLIGAVFVVGERTPILVSKDMVKSMKKGAVIIDFDIDQGGCVETAKLAPAGKFVYTVEGVIHFCMPNTPTLVARTSTHALTGAILPYLKNIVKFGIDKALKEDSALNRGVYIYKGSIKKEYIK; this comes from the coding sequence ATGATTATAGGGGTACCGAAGGAGTTGCCTATATTTAAGGATATACCAGAGTATCGGGTAGGACTCTCTCCCATGGGCGTGAGGGAGCTTATTGAGCTTGGCACAACTGTTTATGTTGAGAGTGGTGCTGGTTCTGGTGTTGGGTTTACAGATGTTGATTATGAGACTGTAGGTGCTAAGATTGTGTATTCTAAAGACGAGGTCTATAAGAGGGCTGAAATAATCGTTAAAGTGAGGGAGCCGCAAGAGTTGGAGTATAAAATTATTTCCGAAGGATCCCATACGGGTCGTATGACCTGTGGAGATGAAGGTAAAGTTATAATGGGCTTTTTTAATCTTGTAGCTGCCCCAAAAGCACTGATAGATGTGCTTATTAATAAAAAGACTACAATTATTGGTTATGAGATAATTCAGAAGGATGATGGTAAGCTTCCAGTCCTTATCCCGATGAGTGAGATAGCAGGTAAGCTTGCACCGCAGATAGCGGGAAGGCTTCTTGAGTCCTCAAGTGGTGGGCGTGGCATCTTGCTTGGTGGCATACCCGGTGTCCCACCGGCTGAGGTTGTCATATTTGGTGGTGGCACATTAGGTTGTAATGCAGCTAAGAGTCTTGCCGGTCTTGGTGCTAATGTATATGTGATGGACATAAGTCGTGACAAGTTGGAAGATATTGCTTGTCATATGGAACACAAGGTGACTACACTTTTTGCTACCAAGTATAACATAGAGAAACTTGTCAAATTTGCCAATGTTTTGATAGGTGCAGTCTTTGTGGTCGGTGAAAGGACACCTATCCTTGTGTCTAAAGATATGGTCAAATCTATGAAGAAAGGAGCGGTAATTATAGATTTTGACATAGACCAAGGTGGGTGTGTTGAGACAGCTAAGCTTGCACCGGCTGGCAAATTTGTGTATACAGTGGAAGGTGTAATCCACTTCTGTATGCCTAATACGCCAACACTTGTAGCGAGGACTTCAACTCATGCGCTAACCGGGGCAATTCTTCCATACCTTAAGAATATAGTTAAGTTTGGAATAGATAAAGCGTTAAAAGAGGATTCGGCTCTTAATAGAGGGGTTTATATTTATAAAGGAAGTATAAAGAAGGAGTACATAAAATGA